A stretch of the Streptomyces sp. NBC_00078 genome encodes the following:
- the raiA gene encoding ribosome-associated translation inhibitor RaiA, protein MERSDPGTEFCVDIVVKGRKTEVPERFRKHVAEKLKLEKIQKLDGKVISLDVEVSKEPNPRQADRCDRVEITLRSRGPVIRAEAAASDPYAALDLAAEKLDARLRKQHDKRFSRRGSRRISAAEVPDHVPGAATLNGNGHPVHEEESDGVPTKKIGSLEVKGEGPLIVREKTHVASPMTLDQALYEMELVGHDFYLFVDSETKEPSVVYRRHAYDYGVIHLSTDPMVAQAHSPAPGGTLGG, encoded by the coding sequence TTGGAGCGGAGTGATCCGGGAACGGAGTTCTGCGTGGACATCGTCGTCAAGGGACGCAAGACCGAGGTGCCCGAGCGGTTCCGCAAGCACGTGGCCGAGAAGCTGAAGCTGGAGAAGATCCAGAAGCTCGACGGCAAGGTGATCAGCCTCGACGTCGAGGTGTCCAAGGAGCCCAACCCCCGACAGGCCGACCGTTGCGACCGAGTGGAGATCACGCTCCGCTCCCGCGGTCCGGTGATCCGGGCGGAAGCTGCGGCCAGCGATCCGTACGCGGCACTCGACCTGGCGGCGGAGAAGCTGGACGCCCGGCTGCGCAAACAGCACGACAAGCGGTTCTCTCGCCGTGGCTCGCGCAGGATCTCGGCCGCCGAGGTCCCCGACCACGTCCCGGGCGCGGCGACGCTCAACGGGAACGGCCACCCCGTCCACGAGGAAGAGTCGGACGGAGTGCCCACGAAGAAGATCGGCTCGCTGGAGGTCAAGGGCGAAGGCCCGCTGATCGTCCGCGAGAAGACCCACGTCGCCTCCCCGATGACCCTCGACCAGGCCCTCTACGAGATGGAACTGGTCGGACACGACTTCTACCTCTTCGTCGACTCCGAGACGAAGGAACCGAGTGTCGTCTACCGGCGGCACGCCTATGACTACGGCGTCATTCACCTCAGCACCGACCCGATGGTCGCCCAGGCGCATTCTCCCGCGCCCGGCGGCACGCTGGGCGGCTGA
- a CDS encoding winged helix-turn-helix domain-containing protein has translation MTTPRPITDLSADDARRIALRAQGFVGTPDRRAGVRGVLRHLGAVQLDTISVLARSHELIAYARLGAVGRQTVESVYWKAASDLPHSFEYWSHAACILPVEEWPHFAFRRRAYRNRPHWNHALPDGTYDQVIKQLRAEGPLTATELGGAKRTSEWWDWSGTKVAVERALMYGEVVCVERRGWKRVYDLAERAIPDALLHDELDDTECLRRLVGLAGRSLGVGTRADIADYHRLKGEQVDSVIAGSGLVPVTVEGWGKPAWADPSALDALPRGRHRTTLLSPFDSLIWERARTERIFGFTHRLEAYVPKPKRVYGYFAMPVLAGGRLVGRVDPAREGRTLVARQVHLDGPKAVPAVAQALAEAASWVDCTDVRVERMEAPELREPLARELTRALG, from the coding sequence ATGACGACCCCGCGCCCCATCACCGACCTCTCGGCAGACGACGCCCGCCGCATCGCCCTGCGCGCCCAGGGCTTCGTCGGCACGCCCGACCGCAGAGCCGGCGTCCGCGGCGTCCTCCGCCACCTCGGCGCGGTCCAGCTGGACACGATCTCGGTCCTGGCGCGCTCCCACGAGCTCATCGCGTACGCCCGCCTCGGCGCCGTCGGCCGCCAGACGGTGGAGAGTGTCTACTGGAAGGCCGCGTCCGACCTCCCGCACTCCTTCGAGTACTGGTCGCACGCCGCGTGCATCCTCCCCGTCGAGGAGTGGCCCCACTTCGCCTTCCGCCGCCGTGCCTACCGAAATCGCCCGCACTGGAACCACGCCCTCCCGGACGGCACCTACGACCAGGTCATCAAGCAACTCCGCGCCGAAGGCCCCCTCACGGCCACGGAGTTGGGCGGCGCCAAGCGCACCAGCGAGTGGTGGGACTGGTCCGGCACCAAGGTCGCCGTCGAGCGCGCCCTGATGTACGGCGAGGTGGTGTGCGTGGAGCGCCGCGGCTGGAAGCGGGTCTACGACCTCGCCGAGCGCGCGATCCCGGACGCACTGCTGCACGACGAGCTGGATGACACGGAGTGCCTGCGCCGGCTGGTCGGTCTGGCGGGCCGGTCCCTGGGCGTCGGCACGCGCGCGGACATCGCCGACTACCACCGCCTCAAGGGCGAGCAGGTCGACTCGGTCATCGCAGGTTCCGGCCTGGTCCCCGTCACGGTCGAGGGCTGGGGCAAGCCGGCCTGGGCCGACCCGTCGGCCTTGGATGCACTGCCACGGGGTCGCCACCGCACCACACTCCTGTCCCCGTTCGACTCACTGATCTGGGAACGGGCACGCACGGAGCGGATCTTCGGCTTCACCCACCGCCTGGAGGCCTACGTCCCCAAGCCGAAGCGGGTGTACGGCTACTTCGCCATGCCGGTGCTCGCGGGCGGCCGCCTGGTCGGCCGCGTCGACCCGGCTCGTGAGGGCCGCACGCTGGTGGCCAGGCAGGTCCACCTGGACGGCCCCAAGGCGGTCCCCGCGGTGGCTCAGGCCCTGGCGGAGGCCGCGAGCTGGGTGGACTGCACGGACGTACGGGTGGAACGGATGGAGGCGCCCGAACTGCGCGAGCCCCTGGCCAGGGAGCTCACCCGCGCACTCGGCTGA
- a CDS encoding ComF family protein, translating into MRGWWQWQDLTDLVLPAECGGCGRPRTVLCPECRAALSGAAPSRVRPVPEPPGLPVVQAAARYADEVRAVLLAHKERGALALAAPLGTALAGAVRAGLTDRSGTVAVGGDRPVLLVPVPSARGTVRARGHDPARRIALAAASELRRTGTAARVLAVLRQRRAVADQAGLNSRQRLDNLAGALAVAPGGERLLHGGSVVLVDDLMTTGASLREAARAVHTARAAETGLISYGEANTAVYAAAAREGTREQTAGSMDEGIGGRHSVPGKAGAGGPDDVIRAAVVAASPDSFEVNRN; encoded by the coding sequence ATGCGGGGGTGGTGGCAGTGGCAGGACCTCACAGACCTGGTGCTGCCGGCCGAGTGCGGAGGCTGCGGGAGGCCTCGCACGGTGCTCTGCCCTGAGTGCCGTGCCGCCCTGAGCGGGGCCGCACCGAGCCGGGTGCGACCGGTGCCGGAGCCGCCCGGGCTGCCCGTGGTGCAGGCGGCCGCTCGGTACGCCGACGAGGTCCGGGCCGTGCTCCTGGCCCACAAGGAGCGCGGCGCGCTGGCCCTCGCGGCACCGTTGGGCACGGCTTTGGCAGGAGCTGTGCGGGCGGGGCTCACGGACAGGTCCGGCACCGTGGCCGTCGGCGGTGACAGGCCCGTGCTGCTCGTTCCCGTTCCGTCGGCGCGTGGGACGGTGCGCGCGCGGGGACACGATCCGGCGCGGCGGATCGCGCTTGCGGCGGCGAGTGAGCTGCGGCGGACAGGGACCGCGGCCAGAGTGCTCGCCGTGCTGCGACAGCGGCGTGCCGTGGCCGACCAGGCGGGGCTCAACTCCCGGCAGCGGCTGGACAATCTGGCGGGTGCGCTCGCAGTGGCACCCGGTGGCGAGCGGCTGCTGCACGGTGGTTCGGTCGTGCTCGTCGACGACCTGATGACGACAGGTGCGTCCCTCAGGGAAGCAGCGCGCGCTGTGCACACGGCAAGGGCAGCAGAAACGGGGCTGATTTCCTACGGCGAAGCAAATACGGCCGTGTACGCGGCAGCTGCCCGGGAAGGCACAAGGGAACAGACGGCTGGATCAATGGACGAAGGGATCGGCGGGAGGCACTCCGTGCCGGGAAAGGCGGGTGCAGGCGGCCCGGATGACGTGATCCGCGCAGCTGTGGTCGCGGCATCGCCAGATTCTTTCGAAGTAAACCGGAACTGA
- a CDS encoding LpqB family beta-propeller domain-containing protein translates to MGADREGGAGRGPLRMVVYGVCGVVLLAGCASMPDSGDLRGVDSTPRQDTQVRVFAMPPQDDAQPSDIVSGFLEALTSDDPSYSTARQYLTRTASQTWKPGLSSTVLADGPGIDPNRLGGREGSDDLTFTLTGTRVARVDEQQAYSPAGGTYNAPVHLTRDKKTKQWRIDRLPQGVVMGKSDFQRNYMSVNKYYFASNAAAGTTTQTAAVGDPVYVRRRVDPMTQMVQSLLNGPTTWLDHVVRTSFPTGTALKKGVGTLTPDDQNKLTVPLNEKAARVGVKQCSEMAAQLLFTLQNLTPAVDQVELLSGDTRLCSLAENRIDDVAVRGSMERPGYVYFIDDKSRLVRIAVGNNATKDVPVPGALGDGSKALRSVAVSRDEDTAAAVSGDSKNLYVTSLVSGSSLGDPVLASRGKSEQDRLTPPSWDGNGDLWVADRDSDKPRLLLLEQGKGAPLVVKTPELDGRIENVRVAADGVRIALVVTKNGKKSLLIGRIERRQEVAEDRPTVSVLGLRSASPELEDVTAMSWAGDSRLVVVGREQGGLQTMRYVQVDGSTPEGPAPAALSGIKEITAAESDGLPLVAYSEDGIVRLPAGTQWQKVTDGVAPVYPG, encoded by the coding sequence GTGGGCGCTGACCGCGAGGGGGGCGCCGGGCGCGGACCGCTGCGCATGGTGGTGTACGGCGTCTGCGGCGTCGTACTGCTGGCGGGGTGCGCCTCGATGCCCGACAGCGGGGATCTGCGCGGCGTCGACTCCACACCGCGGCAGGACACCCAGGTGCGGGTCTTCGCCATGCCGCCCCAGGACGACGCCCAGCCCTCGGACATCGTCTCGGGTTTCCTCGAGGCGTTGACCAGTGACGATCCGAGCTATTCGACGGCGCGCCAGTACCTCACCAGGACTGCCTCGCAGACCTGGAAGCCGGGACTGTCCAGCACGGTCCTCGCGGACGGGCCGGGTATCGACCCCAACCGTCTGGGCGGCCGGGAGGGCAGCGACGATCTCACTTTCACGCTGACCGGCACGAGGGTCGCCAGGGTGGACGAGCAGCAGGCGTACTCGCCCGCAGGCGGGACCTACAACGCGCCGGTGCATCTCACCCGCGACAAGAAGACCAAGCAGTGGCGCATCGACCGGCTGCCGCAGGGCGTCGTCATGGGCAAGTCGGACTTCCAGCGCAACTACATGTCCGTCAACAAGTACTACTTCGCCTCGAATGCCGCGGCCGGGACGACGACGCAGACGGCGGCCGTCGGGGATCCCGTGTATGTGCGCCGGCGCGTCGACCCCATGACCCAGATGGTGCAGTCGCTGCTCAACGGGCCCACGACCTGGCTCGACCATGTGGTGCGGACGAGTTTCCCCACCGGTACGGCGTTGAAGAAGGGCGTCGGCACGCTGACGCCCGACGACCAGAACAAGCTGACCGTGCCACTGAACGAGAAGGCCGCCCGCGTCGGTGTGAAGCAGTGCAGTGAGATGGCGGCCCAGCTCCTGTTCACGTTGCAGAACCTCACCCCGGCGGTGGACCAGGTCGAGTTGCTGTCCGGTGATACGCGGCTGTGCTCGCTTGCCGAGAACCGCATCGACGACGTGGCCGTGCGCGGTTCGATGGAGCGTCCCGGCTACGTGTACTTCATCGACGACAAGAGCCGGCTGGTACGGATAGCCGTCGGCAACAACGCCACCAAGGACGTTCCGGTGCCCGGAGCACTGGGCGACGGCAGCAAGGCGCTGCGGTCGGTGGCCGTGTCACGCGACGAGGACACCGCGGCCGCTGTCAGTGGCGACAGCAAGAACCTGTACGTCACGTCGCTGGTGTCCGGTAGTTCGCTCGGGGACCCTGTGCTGGCCAGCCGGGGCAAGTCGGAGCAGGACCGGCTGACACCGCCCAGCTGGGACGGGAACGGCGACCTCTGGGTGGCCGACCGCGACTCCGACAAACCTCGGCTGCTCCTGCTGGAGCAGGGCAAGGGTGCGCCGCTCGTGGTGAAGACCCCGGAGCTGGACGGCCGCATCGAAAACGTCCGGGTGGCTGCCGACGGGGTGCGGATAGCGCTTGTGGTGACGAAGAACGGCAAGAAGTCGCTGTTGATCGGACGGATCGAGCGGCGGCAGGAGGTCGCGGAGGACCGCCCGACGGTTTCCGTGCTCGGACTGCGGTCCGCGTCACCGGAGTTGGAGGACGTCACGGCCATGTCGTGGGCGGGGGACAGCCGGCTCGTGGTGGTCGGGCGCGAGCAGGGCGGACTGCAGACCATGCGGTACGTCCAGGTCGACGGCTCCACGCCCGAGGGGCCTGCGCCCGCGGCCCTCAGCGGGATCAAGGAGATCACCGCGGCGGAGTCCGACGGGCTGCCGCTTGTGGCGTACTCGGAGGACGGAATCGTACGGCTGCCGGCCGGGACGCAGTGGCAGAAGGTCACGGACGGGGTGGCGCCGGTCTATCCGGGGTGA
- the mtrB gene encoding MtrAB system histidine kinase MtrB, protein MSGDSAASAPGRGEARAGRPVGRKTAGSRWRRLIEGGLLQGGVQGSPVLRLFMRWVRRPLLPVMRLWRRNIQLKVVATTLLMSLGVVLLLGFVVIGQVRNGLLDAKVKASQSQATGGFAVAKQKADEEAAAGTGDGGTTTDGRPSQNVIQWMSELVSSLSSGGQGAFDVVTLPAGDNSGGGRGPRASGDVDPSASVPDDLRSRINDDTAASQSYTRIVYSNSNDSQPALVIGKQINDPNGDPYELYYLFPLTQEEKSLSLVKGTLATAGLFVVVLLGAIAWLVVRQVVTPVRMAAGIAERLSAGRLQERMKVTGEDDIARLGEAFNKMAQNLQLKIQQLEDLSRMQRRFVSDVSHELRTPLTTVRMAADVIHEAREDFDPITARSAELLADQLDRFESLLADLLEISRFDAGAAALEAEPIDLREVVRRVVSGAEPLAERKGTHIRVVGDLQPVVAEADARRVERVLRNLVVNAVEHGEGKDVVVKLAAAGGAVAVAVRDYGVGLKPGEATRVFSRFWRADPARARTTGGTGLGLSIALEDARLHGGWLQAWGEPGGGSQFRLTLPRTADEPLRGSPIPLEPRDSRRNRGLNEAGLPRGGGDKSATVPVQPTGDQIPPIASRLAGAAPTADPTALPGNGARVVPRPVSGARRQDETPSEDRALSETSKPPGTAPQDSKKQGEAFRGR, encoded by the coding sequence ATGTCCGGCGACAGTGCCGCTTCGGCGCCCGGGCGGGGCGAGGCCCGCGCGGGGCGGCCTGTCGGCCGGAAGACGGCGGGCTCCCGCTGGAGGCGCCTGATCGAGGGCGGGTTGCTGCAGGGCGGAGTCCAGGGCAGCCCGGTCCTGCGACTCTTCATGCGCTGGGTGCGTCGCCCGCTGCTGCCCGTCATGCGGCTGTGGCGACGCAACATCCAGCTCAAGGTCGTCGCCACGACGCTGCTGATGTCGCTCGGCGTCGTACTGCTGCTGGGCTTCGTCGTGATCGGGCAGGTGCGCAACGGCCTGCTTGACGCCAAGGTGAAAGCCTCCCAGAGCCAGGCCACCGGCGGGTTCGCGGTGGCCAAGCAGAAGGCCGACGAAGAGGCGGCGGCCGGAACCGGTGACGGCGGCACGACGACGGACGGCCGTCCCTCACAGAACGTCATCCAGTGGATGAGTGAACTGGTGTCCTCGCTGTCCAGCGGTGGTCAGGGCGCCTTCGACGTGGTGACCCTGCCTGCCGGCGACAACAGCGGCGGCGGGCGCGGGCCGCGTGCCTCCGGGGACGTCGACCCCTCTGCGAGCGTTCCCGACGACCTGCGCTCACGGATCAACGACGATACGGCGGCCTCCCAGAGCTACACCCGCATCGTCTACAGCAACAGCAACGATTCCCAGCCGGCGCTGGTCATCGGCAAGCAGATCAACGACCCCAACGGCGACCCGTACGAGCTGTACTACCTCTTCCCGCTCACGCAGGAGGAGAAGTCGCTGAGCCTGGTCAAGGGCACGCTGGCGACCGCGGGGCTCTTCGTCGTCGTCCTTCTCGGGGCGATCGCCTGGCTGGTGGTGCGGCAGGTCGTGACGCCCGTGCGGATGGCGGCCGGTATCGCCGAGCGGCTGTCCGCCGGGCGGCTGCAGGAACGTATGAAGGTCACCGGCGAGGACGACATCGCACGGCTCGGTGAGGCCTTCAACAAGATGGCGCAGAACCTGCAGCTGAAGATCCAGCAGCTGGAAGACCTGTCGCGGATGCAGCGGCGGTTCGTGTCGGACGTCTCGCACGAGCTGCGGACGCCGCTGACGACCGTACGGATGGCCGCGGACGTCATCCACGAGGCGCGGGAGGACTTCGATCCGATCACCGCGCGGTCGGCCGAGCTGCTCGCCGATCAGCTGGACCGCTTCGAGTCGCTGCTCGCGGACCTGCTGGAGATCAGCCGCTTCGACGCGGGTGCCGCGGCGCTGGAGGCGGAGCCGATAGACCTCAGGGAGGTCGTGCGGCGGGTCGTCAGCGGGGCCGAGCCGCTCGCCGAGCGCAAGGGCACACACATACGTGTGGTGGGCGACCTCCAGCCCGTCGTCGCGGAGGCGGATGCCCGGCGCGTGGAGCGGGTGCTGCGCAACCTCGTCGTCAATGCCGTGGAGCACGGCGAGGGCAAGGACGTGGTCGTCAAGCTCGCCGCGGCGGGCGGAGCGGTGGCGGTCGCGGTGCGCGACTACGGCGTCGGGCTCAAGCCCGGTGAGGCCACGCGCGTGTTCAGCCGGTTCTGGCGGGCCGACCCGGCACGCGCGCGTACCACCGGCGGCACGGGCCTCGGGCTGTCCATCGCCCTGGAGGACGCGCGGCTGCACGGCGGCTGGCTGCAGGCATGGGGCGAGCCGGGCGGCGGCTCGCAGTTCCGGCTGACGCTGCCGCGGACCGCGGACGAGCCGCTGCGGGGCTCGCCGATACCGCTGGAGCCCAGGGACTCGCGGCGCAACAGGGGACTCAACGAGGCCGGGCTGCCGCGCGGCGGCGGGGACAAGTCCGCCACCGTGCCCGTGCAGCCGACCGGCGACCAGATACCGCCGATAGCCTCCAGACTGGCCGGTGCGGCCCCCACCGCCGACCCGACGGCACTGCCCGGGAACGGTGCGCGCGTGGTGCCCCGGCCCGTCTCCGGAGCGCGACGGCAGGACGAGACGCCCAGCGAGGACAGGGCACTGAGCGAGACCTCGAAGCCCCCTGGCACCGCGCCGCAGGACTCGAAGAAGCAAGGGGAGGCATTTCGTGGGCGCTGA
- a CDS encoding response regulator transcription factor — protein sequence MADSFGPMRDEDADGGVVGMGPDAGVPRKEPIRVLVVDDHALFRRGLEIVLAAEEDIQVVGEAGDGAEAVDKAADLLPDIVLMDVRMPKRGGIEACTSIKEVAPSAKIIMLTISDEEADLYDAIKAGATGYLLKEISTDEVATAIRAVADGQSQISPSMASKLLTEFKSMIQRTDERRLVPAPRLTDRELEVLKLVATGMNNRDIAKELFISENTVKNHVRNILEKLQLHSRMEAVVYAMREKILEIR from the coding sequence ATGGCGGACAGCTTCGGACCGATGCGTGACGAGGATGCCGACGGCGGCGTCGTCGGCATGGGCCCGGACGCGGGAGTTCCACGCAAGGAGCCGATCCGGGTGCTTGTCGTGGACGACCACGCCCTCTTCCGCCGGGGCCTGGAGATCGTGCTCGCGGCCGAGGAGGACATCCAGGTCGTCGGGGAGGCCGGGGACGGCGCGGAGGCCGTCGACAAGGCCGCCGACCTGCTGCCCGACATCGTCCTGATGGACGTGCGGATGCCCAAGCGGGGCGGGATCGAGGCCTGCACCTCCATCAAGGAGGTGGCCCCCAGCGCCAAGATCATCATGCTGACGATCAGCGACGAGGAGGCCGACCTCTACGACGCGATCAAGGCGGGTGCGACCGGATATCTCCTCAAGGAGATCTCCACGGACGAGGTGGCCACCGCCATTCGCGCGGTGGCCGACGGGCAGTCGCAGATCAGCCCTTCGATGGCGTCGAAGCTGCTCACCGAGTTCAAGTCGATGATCCAGCGGACCGACGAGCGCCGGCTCGTCCCCGCGCCGCGGCTGACGGACCGCGAGCTGGAGGTCCTCAAGCTCGTGGCCACGGGAATGAACAACCGGGACATCGCCAAGGAGTTGTTCATCTCCGAGAACACCGTGAAGAACCATGTGCGCAACATCCTGGAGAAGCTGCAGCTGCACTCCAGGATGGAGGCGGTGGTGTACGCGATGCGGGAGAAGATCCTGGAGATCCGGTGA